The Arthrobacter sp. Marseille-P9274 DNA segment CTTCCAGCTGCTGCAGGGCGTGGAGACGCTGCCGCAGCGGATGGACGAGCACCTGGCCAATGCCCGCCGGGTGGCCGAGTGGCTCGAGGCGGACGAGCGAGTGTCCTGGGTCAATTACGCCGGGCTCCCCTCGCACCCGCACCACGAGCGCGGGCGGAAGTACCTGCCGCAGGGCGTCGGCTCCGTCTTCTCCTTCGGCGTGAAGGGCGGCCGCGTGGCCGGCCAGAAGTTCATCGAATCGCTGCAGCTGGCCTCCCACCTGGCCAACATCGGGGACGCCCGCACCCTGGTCCTGCACCCGGGTTCCACGACCCACCAGCAGCTGACCGCCGACCAAATGGTCGCCGCCGGCGTGCCCGAGGACCTGATCCGCATCTCGGTCGGCCTCGAGGACGTCGAGGACATCCTATGGGACCTGGACCAGGCCCTGGCCGAGTCCCAGCGGGCCGGCGCCGAGCACGGCCCCAGCCGCGACCACGAGGACGACGCCTTCGACACCTCCGAGTTCGCCTCGCCGACCTACGCCGGCGAGTCCTGCACCGTCCCGGCGGCCCGCGCCGCCCGCACGGAACCCGGGACCCGCGTGGTCGAGTCCGTCGAGGAACTCGTCGAAGCCGAAGAAGGAGCTGCAAAGTGAGCGTTTCCGCACCCGCGCGCACCTGGGTCGGGCCGTCCGCCCCGGAGCGCCTGAACATCCTGCGCAACACCACGTCCATCGCGATCGTGGGCGCGTCGGACAAGCCCAGCCGGGCGAGCTACTTCGTGGCCACCTACCTGCTCTCGTCGAGCAAGTACAAGGTCTACTTCGTGAACCCGGTGGCCAAGGAGATCCTCGGCCAGCCGGTGTACAAGTCGCTGGCCGACCTGCCTGAGGTACCCGATCTGGTGGATGTCTTCCGCAAGCACGACGACCTGCCCGGCGTGCTGGAGGAGACCCTCGCCGTGGGAGCCAAGACCATCTGGCTGCAGCTCGGCTCCTGGCACGAAGATGTCGCCGCCAAGGCCGAGGCGGCCGGGCTCAACGTGGTGATGGACCGCTGCGTCAAGATCGAGCACGCCCGCTTCCACGGCGGACTGCACCTGGCCGGATTCGACACCGGAGTGATCTCGTCCAAGCGCCAGCTCACGGCATAGTACCTACTGAACCGGCGGCGAGGGCCGGCATCCCCAACGAGGGGGTGCCGGCCCTCCCCCATTTCAAGGTTTTTACCAAGGTGTCCCGTAGACGATGGTCTCCGGCCAGAGCAATGAACGATTCAATCCCGGTCGCGTGCTTCGGCTCCCAATTGAGGCCAAGGGGTCTTCGATGTTCACTCACCGCACAAAGGGGAAGCGGGCGGATGCGCGGGGGCGCAGAGTATCCGACCGTGACAGCAGCAGGCCGGACACCGGCCGGAAAAACAGCAGGGCAGGCAGCCGCGGCGTCGCAAGTGCGCTTGCCCTGGTCCTGACCACGTCGCTCGGGCTCCCGGCCCTTGCCGGCCCGGCCCACGCCGTCGTTGGCCAGGGCTTCACCGTCACGCCAGCTGATCTGGCGTTCATTCTCAAGCAGATCAAGATCTCCGAAGCCCATGTGGCCAATACGACGTCGGCCACCGGACCTTGCGGCGCCCTGCTCGGCAATGGTGCCAACCAAGTGCCCGGGGCGCTCGTTTCCTACGGCTTGCGCACGGTTGACGGGACCTGCAACAACCTGCAGCAGGACCGCCAGGACTACGGCGCGGCCAACAAGGCCTTCCCGCGGCTGACCGAGCCGCAGTTCCGGACGGCCGAGGACTCGCAGTCACCGCGCGTGCAGGCCAGCGCCGATCCCGGCTACGCCGCCAAGACGGATGTCTGGGACTCGCAGCCTCGCGTGATCAGCAACCTGATCGTGGACCAGACGTCCACCAACCCGGCCGCCGTGGACGCGGCGGCCTTCCCGGTCCGCAGCCAGGGCGGCGAAAGCATCGTTCCCTGCACCACCCAGCCCACCGAAACCGAACCGGGCGCGCCGGAAGGCTGCGTGCCCGCCGGCGAGACGCTGTTCATCCCGAACATCACCACCGACGTCGGACTCTCCCCGCCGTACAACGGGCTCTTCACGCTGTTCGGCCAGTTCTTCGACCACGGCCTCGACCTCGTGAGCAAGTCCGGCGGCACGGTGTACGTCCCGCTGAAGGACGACGATCCGCTGATTCCGGGCCGCGACGGCCAGCTGGGCACCGCCGACGACCTGCCGCCGCAGCTGCGGTTCATGGCCGTCACCCGCGCGACCAACCAGCCCGGACCCGATGGCCAGATGGGCACCGCGGACGACATCCAGGAAGCGACCAACCGCACCAACCCGTACGTTGACCAGTCGCAGACCTACGCCTCCCACCCGGCGCACCAGGTGTTCCTGCGGACCTACACGGCCAACACCGAGGGCAAGCCGGTCTCCACCGGCGAGCTGCTCACCTCCGCCGACGGCGGCATGGGCACCTGGGAACTGCTGAAGAAGCAGGCGGCGGAGCGGCTCGGCCTGCGCCTCGTGGATGCCGACGTCCTGGGCATCCCGATGATCCTGACGGACCCGTACGGCAAGTTCGTGCCGGGTCCCGAGCGCGGCCTGCCGCAGTACGTCACGCCAACCGGCCTGGTCGAGGGCAACCTCGCCGATCCGGTTCCGGCCCCGGCCAACGTGGAACGGGTGAGCGAGGCATTCCTGGACGACATCGCCCATAACGCGGCGCCCAACCCCGGCCTGGCTCCGGATCCGGACACGACCTTCACGCCCGCGACCGCCCGCCAGGCGGCGGGGACGTACGACGACGAAATGCTGAACCGCCACTTCGTCGCCGGCGACGGCCGCGTGAACGAGAACATCGGCCTGAGCATGATCCACCAGATCTTCCACTCCGAACACAACCGGCTCGTCGATGACATCCAGCGCGTCCTGACCGAGGATGCAGCGGCCTCTTCCCGCGGCGCCGCGGCCCTGGAGGAATGGAAGCTCGCCGCCGGAGCCGAGGGCTGGAACGGCGAGCGCCTGTTCCAGGCCGCCCGCTTCGTCACGGAGATGGAGTACCAGCATCTGGCCTTCGAGGAGTTCGCGCGTAAGGTGCAGCCGCTCGTCGAGCCCTTCTCCGGCTACCACGACGACGTGGACCCGGCGATCACGGCCGAGTTCGCGCACGCGGTGTACCGCTTCGGGCACTCGATGCTCACCGACACCATCTCGCGCACCAACGCGGACGGCTCCGCCAACGACATTTCGCTGCTGGACGGCTTCCTCAACCCGCTCGCCTACGACGACGGCGGCACGGCCGGCGACCTGGATTCGCACCAAGCGGCCGGCGCCATCGCCATGGGCATGTCGAACCAGGTCGGTAACGAGCTGGATGAGTTCGTCACCGACACGCTGCGCAGCAACCTGCTGGGCTTGCCCCTCGACCTGGCCGCGATCAACCTGGCCCGGGCCCGGGAGACCGGCGTTCCCTCGCTGAACAACCTGCGCAAGCAGCTGCACGGGTCAACCAATGACAGCCAGCTGGCTCCCTACAAGAACTGGACCGACTTCGGCCTGAACATCAAGCACCCGGAGTCGCTGGTCAACTTCGTCGCCGCCTACGGCACGCACGAGACCATCACCTCGAAGACCGCGCTGGCCGACAAGCGGGCCGCGGCCCAGCTGCTGGTCGACCCGCCGATCGGCACCCCGGCGGAGTCCATCCCGGCCGACGCCGAGGACTTCATGACCGCCTCCGGCACGTGGGCCGCCAAGGCTACCGGGCTGGACGAGGTGGACCTCTGGATCGGCGGCCTGGCCGAGCGCACCAACCTGTTCGGCGGCCTGCTCGGCTCCACGTTCAACTACGTCTTTGAGAAGCAGATGACGGATCTGCAGAACGGCGACCGCTTCTACTACCTGGTCCGCACTCCAGGCATGAACCTGTTCTCCCAGCTTGAGGGCAATTCCTTCGCCGAGATGATCATGCGCAACACCACCGCGCACTCGATGACCGCCGATGCGTTCTCCACCGCAGACTGCAAGTTCCAGCTGGGCAACCTCGCCGGAACCGGCAGCAGCGTCGCCGACGATGCGGGCTCGGAGTGCAACGAGACAGAGCTGCTGATCCGCATGCCGGACGGCACCATCCGCTACCGCACCACCAACTCCGTCGATCCGGCCGGCATCAACGGCCAGAGCGTCTTCAACGGCACCGATGCCACTGACCGGTCCTGGGGCGGCGTGGACAACGACACGTTCTGGGGCGGCCCCGGCAACGACCGCATCGAGGGCAACGACGGCGCCGACACCGCACTGGGTGGCGTGGGCAACGACATCATCACCGACATGGCCGGCGACGACGTCCACAAGGGCGGCCCGGGCAACGACGCCATCGACTCCGGTCCCGGCCTCGACATCGTGCTCGGCGGCGACGGCCACGACCTGCAGAACGGCGGCCTCAACACCAACGAGCACTTCGCCGGCAACGGGGATGATCTCATCATCGCAGGCAGCGGCGCGGACACCGTCTTCGCCGACTCCGGTGACGACTGGATCGAAGGCGGTGACGGGGCCGACCTGCTGCAAGGCGATTCCGGCGCACCCTTCTTCGATGATCCCAACAAGCCCGGCCATGACGTGATCAGCGGCCAGAACGGCGACGACGACTACGACGCCGAGGGCGGCGACGACATCATGCTCGCCGGCCCCGGCATCGAACGCAACGCCGGTGCGGCAGGCTTCGACTGGACCAGTTACCAACTGGATCCCATCGCGGCCGACTCTGACCTGGACCTGAGGCTGCTGGGCGTTCCGCTTCCCGTGGACGTCCTCCGCGACCGCCACGGAGAGGTTGAAGCCTCCTCGGGCGGCGCCAAGAACGACATCCTCCGCGGAGACAGCATCGTTCCGCGCCTGGCTGTCGCAGAAGGAGCCTCCGGCAGCAACTGGCTGGATGAAGCCGGCGTGAACCGCATCGCCGGCCTGCGCCAGCTGCTCCCGGCCGGCGCCGCCACCGGCGACTCCGTCTGGGGTGAAGGCAACATCATCCTCGGCGGTGCCGGAAGCGACACCCTCGAGGGCCGCGGCGCGGACGATATCCTGGACGGCGACAAGTACCTGAACGTGCGGCTGAGCGTGCGCACGGACCGGAATGATGCCGCCACCGAGATCGGTTCCGCCACCTCGCTGTCCAAGCCGTACCTGGCCGGCAGCACGGAAACGCTGCAGCAGGCGGTCTTCGCCGGCAAGGTGGATCCGGGCAATATCGTCGTCGACCGGGAGATTCTCGACGGCGGCGCCTCAGGGGGCACGGACGTCGCGGTGTTCTCCGACATCCAGGCGAACTACACCGTCACCACCACGCCCGCAGGTGCCGCCCTCGGCGCTCCCGGCAGCGTCACCACTGTGACCCATAACGACGGCGGCGACGCCGGCGACGATGGCGCGGTCACCGGCGACGGAACGGACACCCTGCGCAACGTCGAGAAGCTCATCTTCGCGGACACCCAGGCGCCGGCCGCCCCGACGGCTGTCACCGCCACGGGCGCCAACGCCTCGGCGATCGTGACGTGGTCTGCTCCGGCCGGCTCCTCGATCACGGGATTCGACGTCCTGGTCGCAGACGCGCAGGGCAACCAGGTCGGCCTGCTCCGGCCCGCCGATGCAGCCGCAACCTCGCTGCTCGTGGACGGCCTGGCCAACGGAACGGCCTACCGCTTCCAGGTACGCGCGGTGAACGAGGTCGGGCCCGGTCCGTACTCCGCCCTCAGCGCGGCCGTCACCCCGGCTCCGGTTGCACCCGGCGCCCCGGCCATCGCGTCGGTTACCGGTGGCGACCTGCAGGCAACCGTGAACTGGACCGCGCCTGCGGACAACGGCGGCTCGGCCCTGACCGGCTTCGCGGTCCGGGTGATCGACGCGGCCAACAACCAGGTCGGCGACCTGCGCACGGCAGCCGCCGGCGCAACCAGCCTGGTGGTCACCGACCTGCCGGCCGGCAGCCCGGTCCGTTTCCAGGTCGCCGCGGTCAATGGGATCGGCCAGGGAACCTTCTCGGCCGCATCGGACGCCGTGACTCCGGTGGAGACCGTCGCCCCGAGCATCTCGGACCGGACACCTGCGGCGGCAGCCACGGGCGTCCGCCGGGACTCCAACATCGCGGTGACCTTCAACGAACCGGTCAGCGGCATCAGCGGAACCACGCTAGTGCTGCGCAACGCGGTCACCGAGGAGATCGTCGAGGCCACGGTCAGCTATGACCAGACGACCATGACGGCGCTGCTGGATCCCGCCGCCGACCTGCGCGGCGGCACCCAGTACCGGGTGACAGTGAGCGGAGGCGCCGCGGCAGTCCGCGACACCTTCGACAACGCCCTGGGCTCCGACAGCTGGACCTTCACCACGGAGAACGGGCTGGCCAAGACGGTCGACTTCACCGGTGACGGCGATGCGGACGTGGTAGCCCGGGACGGCCAGGGCCGGCTCTGGCTCTACCCCGGCAACGGCACCGGCGGACTGGACGCGCGGACACTGATGGGCCGCAGCGGCTGGAACGCGATGTCCGCCATCACCAGCACCGGTGACTTCGACGGCGACGGCACTGCCGACGTCATCGCCAAGGACCGGGTGGGCACCGGACAGCTCTGGCTCTACCCGGGCAACGGCACCGGCGGACTCGAACCCCGGGTCCTGCTCGGCCGAAGCGGCTGGAACGCCATGAACACCCTGTTCAGCGGCGGCGACATGAACGGCGACGGCGACACGGACCTCATGGCCCGTGACGGCAACGGCCGGCTGTGGACCTACCCGGGCACTGGCGCGGGCCGGCTCCAGGCTCGGATCCTCACCGGTTCCAGCGGCTGGAATTCCATCACCAGCCTGCTGAGCGCCGGGGATTCCGACGGCGACGGCACCACCGATGTCCTGGCCCGGACCAGCGACGGACGGCTCTGGCTCTACCCAGGCGCTGGCAATGCCCGGCTCGGTAGCCGCAGCCAGATGGGCACCGGCTGGAATACCATGCGGGCCATCTTCAGCCCGGGCGACCTCAGCGGCAACGGCACTTCCGACGTCGTCGCGAGCCACTCGGACGGGCGCCTGCTGCTCTACCCGGGCAACGGGACCGGCGGCCTGCAGGCCGCCCGGGTCATCGGCACCAGCGGCTGGACGGCGATGAGCATCCTGTTCTAGCGGCCGCTACCTAGAGAGGCCAGGCTCCGGATTCCGGGGCCTGGCCTCTTGCCTGCAAGGCCGCGGCACTGTACAGCATCGACCCCTCCTGTACTCCTTTAGCCTTCAATCATCGCGCTGACCTGGGCGTTTAAAAAGCTTGAAGAAAGCTGTGCAGAATGGCGGGCTCCGGCCCCTCCGCTAGCCCGCGGCCCCCTCCTAGCACTGGCCGGTCGGCGCGGGCTGCCTCTGGCCCGGAGGCTCCTCTTGGAGCCGGGCCGGGACTCCGGACCTGCCGCTGGCCGGCGGTCAGCCCTGGCTCTCGCTTGGGCCTAGTCCGTCGGCTTCCCGGCGGTCTCCTTCAGCTGCCCGGGAGCATGCTCGGCCTTTTCCTTGAGCTGTCCCGGGGCCTGCTTGGCCTTCTTCAGCTGTCCCGGGGCCTGGGCGGCTTTCCCGGGCGGGTTGACGCTGATTCGCTGCGGGGCGCGCTCGGCCGGGCGTTCGGCGCCGTCGGCCTGGCCCACCGGCTTCTCCAGGACTTCGTTCTTCTTGGCCTGTCCCGGAACCAGTTGGCCGTTGCCCGGCGCGATACCCGTGCGGGAGGCGGAATCATCGGACCGTCCAGCGCCCTCGGCAGCCTCCCCGGGGACACCCTTGGCGTCCTCGGCGGCCTTCTTTGCCTGGGCAGCTTCCTCGGCTGCGGCCGCCTTCTTCACCGCGGCGGCCTTCTTTGCCTCGGCCGCCTTCTTCACCGCGGCGGCCTTCTTGGCCTCGGCCGCCTCCTTCGCCTCGGCCTTGGCCGCATCCGCCCGGTCGGCTGCCGGGTCGTCCTTCGCGTCGGCTGCCGGCGTCGTCGCCGGCGCGGCCGGGCCGCCGGCGTCCCGCGTGGCCTCCGGAACGGGCGCACCCGCGGAATTGCCGCCGTCGTTCTGTTCCTTCGCCTGCACGCCGGGCTGCACCAGGACCACGGCACCGTCCACGGCATCCTGCAGGCTGTGCCGGAAGTCCGGGCTCACGGCAGCGACGGTGCCGACGCCCAGTCCCATGGACGCGGCGACGACCACACTGAGCAGCGCGCCACGCCGCCTGCGCCGGCGCAGCGGCACGACGTTGGAGCCAAAGAGCGCGGACAGCTCGGCGGAGGGAGCCGGCGCGGGGCCGGTTCCCAGGTCGCGCAGCGAAGCCAGGGCGCGGGAAAGTCCGGGGTTGTCCCCGCCTCCGGACAACAAAGCGTCCAGTTCGTCCTCGGGCTGCCTGCTCATCGTGCTTCTCCTACATGGCTGTCCATGACCAGTTCCTTCAATTTAGCCAGCGCCCTGCGCTGCAACTGCTTTACGGATCCCTCGGTCCGGCCCATGATGCGGGCGACCTGTTCGATCGGCAGGCCCGCAATGATCCGCAGCGACAGGACCTCCCGCTGATCCGGGTTCAGCGCGCCGAGCAGCCATTCGGTGTCCCCGCCAAGGCCGGCGAGCGCCAGCTGTTCGGCGGACTCGGTGGTCCGCAGGTCCAAGTCCGGGTCGTATTCGGCCAGGTGCGGCTGGCGGGCCCGCTTGCGCGAGGCGTCGACCGCCCTGGCGTGGGCCACAGAGAATGTGAAGGTCCGCAAGCCCTCAACGCCCCCGGTCACGCTCTCCAGCTTCCGGAAGACCGTCAGGAAGACGTCCTGGGCGGTGCCCTCCGGGTCCTCGAGCCCCTTGGTCTTCAGGTAGCCAAGGACTTGAGGCGCCAGGCTGCGGTAGATCTTCTCCGCCGCCCGGCCGCTTCCGGCAACGGCTGTTGACAGGTCGTCGTCTGTCAACATGGCGTCCACGGGCGGTCCTTCGCGTCACAATCGGTGCGGCGACCCTAATCATAGCTGCGCTCTTTCCAACGAACGCACCGGCTGATTGCTACCCGGCACTGCTGACCATGCGGATAAGTGAGGCCGCGCCCGAGCTCGTTGGGGGGGAAGCTCCGGCGCGGCCTCTACATATACGTAATCGACCGGGGTGGCGGGAAGGTTACGGTCCGGACAAAAGTTTTCCGAGAAGTTTTTGGGACGGTCCTGAGAACGATCCCGGCCAGGTCCGGAGCCGGCGGCGGGGCGGGCGAATGCCCCGGGACAAGGCGTCAGTGGGCCTCGACGACCTCGACCTTGCTGGCCAGCCGCCGGTTGTGCAGGACCGGCAGGAACTCGCGGACCTCGTCGATGCGCCGCCGCGTCACATCCACCGTCACGATGCCGCGCGGCTCCTCGTTGAGGTAGTCCTGCACCACGCCCATCGGATCCAGGATCGCGGAGTGGCCCACCGTATGGCTGCTGGAAGTGCCGGCCGCGGCGACCCAGCAGGTGTTCTCGATGGCCCGCGCCTTCAAAAGGGTTTCCCAGTGGTCGATCTTGTGGTCACCCTTGAACCAGGCCGCCGCCACGCAGATCAGGTCCGCGCCCTGGTCCGCGAGGCCCCGTGCCAGCTCGGGGAAACGGAGATCGTAGCAGGTCATGATCCCGATGCGAAGTCCGCCGATCTCCGCCAGCTTGAGTCCGCCGTCGCCCGGTTTGATCCGCTTCGACTCCTGGTAGGAGAACGCATCATAGAGGTGCAGCTTGCGGTAGGTCTCCACGATCCGGCCGCTACCGTCCACGACCACCAGCGTGTTGTACGGGCGCTCCTCGCCGCTGGATTCGTAGCCGCCTGCGATCAACGCGATGCCGGTCTCCGCCGCGATGAACGAAAGCTGCTGGACGAACTTGCTCCAGTGCCGGTCGACGGCGGCGGCAAGGTCGCCTTCGACCTTGCCGATGGTGAACATGGACTCTTCCGGGAACAGGATCAGCTCGGCGCCGGCGGCCACAGCCTCCTGGGCGAGGCTGCGCATCACCGCGAGGTTTTCGGTGACGTCCCCGGACGGACCGAACTGTCCGACACTGACCTTCATTGGTGCGCTCCCGTCTGCTGGCGGTGGATGTTTAACCAGACTACAGACATTGCCCTTCGACGGCTCTCCGGCAGGAGCACGACGGCGGCGCCCGGCCATGCGGGCACGGCACCTACGTTGCGGCGCAGGCGAGGATCGCCTCCACGGAGCGGGGCCGTCCGGCGCAGGACCTCGCCGTCGTCGTTCGTGGCGAAGTCCTGCGCCCGGTGGTTACTCCGCGATAAGGTCCCGCACCACGATGGTCTGGTCCCGGTCCGGGCCGACGCCGATCGCGGAGAACCGGGTGCCGGACATCTTCTCCAGTGCCAGCACATAGTTCCGCGCATTGTCGGGCAGGTCCTCGAGGGTCCGGGCGCCGGTGATGTCCTCGGTCCAGCCGTCGAAGTACTCGAAGATCGGCTTGGCGTGGTGGAACTCGGTCTGGGTCATCGGCATCTCGTCGTGCCGGACGCCGTCCACGTCGTAGGCCACGCAGACCGGGATGCGCTCGATGCCGGTGAGGACGTCCAGCTTGGTGACGAAGTAGTCCGTGAAGCCGTTGACGCGCGAGGCGTGGCGGGCCAGCACGGCGTCATACCAGCCGCAGCGGCGCGGACGGCCGGTATTCACGCCGAACTCGCCGCCGGTCTTCTGCAGGTACTCGCCCATCTCGTCGAAAAGTTCCGTGGGGAACGGCCCGGCGCCGACGCGGGTGGTGTAGGCCTTGATGATGCCGACGCTCCGCGTGATCCGGGTGGGGCCGATGCCCGAGCCGACCGAGGCGCCGCCTGCGGTCGGGTTG contains these protein-coding regions:
- a CDS encoding CoA-binding protein is translated as MSVSAPARTWVGPSAPERLNILRNTTSIAIVGASDKPSRASYFVATYLLSSSKYKVYFVNPVAKEILGQPVYKSLADLPEVPDLVDVFRKHDDLPGVLEETLAVGAKTIWLQLGSWHEDVAAKAEAAGLNVVMDRCVKIEHARFHGGLHLAGFDTGVISSKRQLTA
- a CDS encoding carbon-nitrogen hydrolase family protein, producing MKVSVGQFGPSGDVTENLAVMRSLAQEAVAAGAELILFPEESMFTIGKVEGDLAAAVDRHWSKFVQQLSFIAAETGIALIAGGYESSGEERPYNTLVVVDGSGRIVETYRKLHLYDAFSYQESKRIKPGDGGLKLAEIGGLRIGIMTCYDLRFPELARGLADQGADLICVAAAWFKGDHKIDHWETLLKARAIENTCWVAAAGTSSSHTVGHSAILDPMGVVQDYLNEEPRGIVTVDVTRRRIDEVREFLPVLHNRRLASKVEVVEAH
- a CDS encoding RNA polymerase sigma factor; this encodes MLTDDDLSTAVAGSGRAAEKIYRSLAPQVLGYLKTKGLEDPEGTAQDVFLTVFRKLESVTGGVEGLRTFTFSVAHARAVDASRKRARQPHLAEYDPDLDLRTTESAEQLALAGLGGDTEWLLGALNPDQREVLSLRIIAGLPIEQVARIMGRTEGSVKQLQRRALAKLKELVMDSHVGEAR
- a CDS encoding peroxidase family protein: MFTHRTKGKRADARGRRVSDRDSSRPDTGRKNSRAGSRGVASALALVLTTSLGLPALAGPAHAVVGQGFTVTPADLAFILKQIKISEAHVANTTSATGPCGALLGNGANQVPGALVSYGLRTVDGTCNNLQQDRQDYGAANKAFPRLTEPQFRTAEDSQSPRVQASADPGYAAKTDVWDSQPRVISNLIVDQTSTNPAAVDAAAFPVRSQGGESIVPCTTQPTETEPGAPEGCVPAGETLFIPNITTDVGLSPPYNGLFTLFGQFFDHGLDLVSKSGGTVYVPLKDDDPLIPGRDGQLGTADDLPPQLRFMAVTRATNQPGPDGQMGTADDIQEATNRTNPYVDQSQTYASHPAHQVFLRTYTANTEGKPVSTGELLTSADGGMGTWELLKKQAAERLGLRLVDADVLGIPMILTDPYGKFVPGPERGLPQYVTPTGLVEGNLADPVPAPANVERVSEAFLDDIAHNAAPNPGLAPDPDTTFTPATARQAAGTYDDEMLNRHFVAGDGRVNENIGLSMIHQIFHSEHNRLVDDIQRVLTEDAAASSRGAAALEEWKLAAGAEGWNGERLFQAARFVTEMEYQHLAFEEFARKVQPLVEPFSGYHDDVDPAITAEFAHAVYRFGHSMLTDTISRTNADGSANDISLLDGFLNPLAYDDGGTAGDLDSHQAAGAIAMGMSNQVGNELDEFVTDTLRSNLLGLPLDLAAINLARARETGVPSLNNLRKQLHGSTNDSQLAPYKNWTDFGLNIKHPESLVNFVAAYGTHETITSKTALADKRAAAQLLVDPPIGTPAESIPADAEDFMTASGTWAAKATGLDEVDLWIGGLAERTNLFGGLLGSTFNYVFEKQMTDLQNGDRFYYLVRTPGMNLFSQLEGNSFAEMIMRNTTAHSMTADAFSTADCKFQLGNLAGTGSSVADDAGSECNETELLIRMPDGTIRYRTTNSVDPAGINGQSVFNGTDATDRSWGGVDNDTFWGGPGNDRIEGNDGADTALGGVGNDIITDMAGDDVHKGGPGNDAIDSGPGLDIVLGGDGHDLQNGGLNTNEHFAGNGDDLIIAGSGADTVFADSGDDWIEGGDGADLLQGDSGAPFFDDPNKPGHDVISGQNGDDDYDAEGGDDIMLAGPGIERNAGAAGFDWTSYQLDPIAADSDLDLRLLGVPLPVDVLRDRHGEVEASSGGAKNDILRGDSIVPRLAVAEGASGSNWLDEAGVNRIAGLRQLLPAGAATGDSVWGEGNIILGGAGSDTLEGRGADDILDGDKYLNVRLSVRTDRNDAATEIGSATSLSKPYLAGSTETLQQAVFAGKVDPGNIVVDREILDGGASGGTDVAVFSDIQANYTVTTTPAGAALGAPGSVTTVTHNDGGDAGDDGAVTGDGTDTLRNVEKLIFADTQAPAAPTAVTATGANASAIVTWSAPAGSSITGFDVLVADAQGNQVGLLRPADAAATSLLVDGLANGTAYRFQVRAVNEVGPGPYSALSAAVTPAPVAPGAPAIASVTGGDLQATVNWTAPADNGGSALTGFAVRVIDAANNQVGDLRTAAAGATSLVVTDLPAGSPVRFQVAAVNGIGQGTFSAASDAVTPVETVAPSISDRTPAAAATGVRRDSNIAVTFNEPVSGISGTTLVLRNAVTEEIVEATVSYDQTTMTALLDPAADLRGGTQYRVTVSGGAAAVRDTFDNALGSDSWTFTTENGLAKTVDFTGDGDADVVARDGQGRLWLYPGNGTGGLDARTLMGRSGWNAMSAITSTGDFDGDGTADVIAKDRVGTGQLWLYPGNGTGGLEPRVLLGRSGWNAMNTLFSGGDMNGDGDTDLMARDGNGRLWTYPGTGAGRLQARILTGSSGWNSITSLLSAGDSDGDGTTDVLARTSDGRLWLYPGAGNARLGSRSQMGTGWNTMRAIFSPGDLSGNGTSDVVASHSDGRLLLYPGNGTGGLQAARVIGTSGWTAMSILF